A region from the Gavia stellata isolate bGavSte3 chromosome 2, bGavSte3.hap2, whole genome shotgun sequence genome encodes:
- the LOC104264336 gene encoding amine sulfotransferase-like yields MEPSKEYLLKYKGFYFAVNTSLEYLASLEDFEIKDSDIFITTYPKSGTVWTQNILSLIIHEGHRNGTENVETMDRIPWLEYNIKNKDYAALPLPRVFVTHLPYYLVPRDLRNKKGRIIYVTRNPKDVMVSYYHFSKFVSALEEVPDFNLFMERFLAGKVLASLWLDHVAGWYSHAEDFNILFLTYEEMKKDLRSAVLKICNFLGKKLNEEEVDSVVRQATFENMRRDPRANYENLPDDIVAKDKGSFLRKGTVGDWKNIMTVAQSERFDKVLNEKMKTLPIKFIWDINDEM; encoded by the exons ATGGAACCATCAAAAGAATACCTATTGAAATACaaagggttttattttgctgtaaataCTTCACTTGAGTATTTAGCTTCCCTGGAGGATTTTGAAATCAAAGATAGTGACATATTTATAACTACTTACCCAAAATCAG GAACTGTGTGGACTCAGAACATTTTGAGCTTAATAATTCATGAAGGCCACCGTAATGGAACAGAAAATGTGGAGACCATGGACAGAATCCCATGGCTGGAatacaatataaaaaataagGATTACGCAGCTCTTCCTTTGCCTCGTGTTTTTGTCACCCACCTGCCTTACTACTTAGTTCCAAGAGacctgagaaacaaaaaaggacgT ATTATTTATGTTACCAGGAACCCTAAGGATGTTATGGTTTCGTACTACCACTTCTCCAAATTCGTGTCCGCACTAGAGGAAGTGCCAGATTTTAACCTTTTCATGGAGAGATTTTTAGCTGGCAAAG TACTTGCCAGTTTGTGGCTGGATCATGTTGCAGGCTGGTACAGTCATGCAGAGGATTTCAATATACTCTTCCTAACctatgaagaaatgaaaaag GATCTCAGAAGTGCTGTGCTGAAGATCTGCAACTTCCTAGGCAAGAAGCTGAACGAGGAGGAAGTGGACAGTGTTGTGAGACAGGCTACATTTGAGAACATGAGAAGAGACCCCAGGGCAAACTATGAGAACCTGCCAGATGACATAGTAGCGAAAGACAAGGGTAGTTTTCTCCGAAAAG GCACTGTTGGAGACTGGAAAAACATCATGACAGTGGCACAGAGTGAAAGGTTTGACAAAGTTCTGAATGAGAAAATGAAGACCCTGCCCATCAAATTCATCTGGGATATTAACGATGAAATGTAG